Proteins encoded in a region of the Podospora pseudopauciseta strain CBS 411.78 chromosome 6, whole genome shotgun sequence genome:
- a CDS encoding hypothetical protein (EggNog:ENOG503PERK): MSSMQAAYFSPDKPEPIKKIIMGWVKENSQKVSRIHQFGYGWEAWLQADLGYRLAVQLNGAGLRRETFVYNDLRRVDLNIYGNAGPTQPWHLFEFKCKTPTQNTIEFLRGLLDDWDKLEDVVIGKDHARLWAVGFWVDDDMGKPNDNRLANWNFEKGNGVNVMWRSWYSPKPTARLS; encoded by the exons ATGTCTTCCATGCAGGCAGCCTACTTCAGCCCGGACAAGCCAGAACCCATTAAAAAGATCATTATGGGTTGGGTGAAAGAGAACAGTCAGAAAGTCTCACGCATTCATCAATTCGGATATGGTTGGGAAGCATGGTTGCAAGCTGATTTGGGATACCGTCTAGCTGTGCAACTAAACG GCGCCGGGCTGAGACGCGAGACGTTCGTCTACAATGACCTGAGGCGTGTGGATTTGAACATCTATGGTAACGCTGGTCCAACTCAGCCCTGGCACCTTTTCGAGTTCAAGTGCAAGACTCCCACTCAGAACACAATTGAATTTCTCAGAGGTCTGCTAGATGATTGGGACAAACTGGAGGATGTTGTGATTGGCAAAGATCATGCGAGGCTCTGGGCTGTCGGGTTctgggtggatgatgatatggGCAAACCCAACGACAATCGCCTTGCAAACTGGAACTTCGAAAAGGGTAATGGTGTCAATGTCatgtggaggagctggtaCAGCCCAAAACCCACTGCTAGATTATCTTAG
- a CDS encoding hypothetical protein (EggNog:ENOG503PGSB) yields the protein MPSSIPYDPSLVLMSVVSEEALANVEAISKLQAPVDAAHDALNSLISSKRGLTMTKTELRNLGIKTDALDEELKKLNDAVEKAAVTYAAARMAAEPQIQQLRQKIHSVHKQIESPVDYLRSEIKTMPLAADTMNMDVQYFSFDSNSQNSSAYSAQIASYVSGAVSGVFGTDQSMKIGTAASSQVSRQVKSHSIEGTLVLSVSCTHKNASIVAPFVMHVDKAIKVWNHLYPGKKLDPTSGSSMMKCAMNESQEDKEKFSIISGTTFGSSFIGMVHILNSTQTSASETMEAAAMSMQRTMDTGAWFARAEGKVGVNAKFASDVKNLLSQQNVQSHVTVLTMGVIPSMVANLVSKTAEKFADFDPSANMAAVAAIQNATSSEQSTVQSMAEASRTSGQASEMQGKAIESSLSALAVIDGEKNKVLDVNSMMTALEDYLKKASEGDSGVPINYYLKDIDQKMLAQMWAAKYYPGKFMSIKYDDTEAEGGQEKAKL from the coding sequence ATGCCTAGCTCCATACCCTACGACCCGAgtctggtgttgatgagCGTGGTGAGCGAGGAGGCACTGGCGAATGTGGAAGCCATCTCAAAGTTGCAAGCCCCTGTCGATGCCGCTCACGATGCTCTCAACTCTCTCATCTCGTCCAAGAGAGGTCTGACGATGACCAAGACCGAACTCAGAAACCTTGGCATCAAGACTGATGCTCTGgacgaggagctgaagaagctgaACGATGCTGTGGAGAAGGCCGCGGTTACGTATGCAGCTGCCAGAATGGCGGCCGAGCCTCAGATCCAGCAACTGCGTCAGAAGATACACTCGGTTCACAAGCAGATCGAAAGCCCTGTCGACTACCTACGCAGCGAGATCAAGACAATGCCACTTGCCGCCGACACCATGAACATGGACGTTCAATATTTCTCCTTCGATTCAAACTCGCAGAACTCGTCTGCCTACAGCGCCCAGATCGCCTCGTACGTGTCGGGCGCCGTCAGCGGCGTCTTTGGCACCGACCAGTCCATGAAGATCGGCACCGCAGCTTCGAGTCAGGTCAGCCGGCAAGTGAAATCGCACAGCATCGAGGGTACCCTCGTGCTGTCTGTGAGCTGCACGCACAAGAACGCATCGATCGTGGCCCCTTTCGTGATGCACGTCGAcaaggccatcaaggtgtGGAACCATCTCTACCCCGGCAAGAAGCTGGATCCGACgagcggcagcagcatgATGAAGTGTGCCATGAACGAGAGCCAAGAAGACAAGGAAAAattctccatcatctccggCACCACCTTTGGATCGAGCTTCATCGGCATGGTCCACATTCTCAACTCCACGCAGACCTCTGCCTCTGAGACCATGGAGGCCGCAGCCATGTCCATGCAGCGCACCATGGATACGGGTGCCTGGTTCGCCAGAGCTGAGGGTAAAGTAGGCGTCAACGCCAAGTTTGCCAGCGACGTCAAGAACCTCCTCAGTCAGCAGAACGTCCAGTCTCACGTAACAGTCCTGACGATGGGCGTGATTCCCTCGATGGTTGCCAACTTGGTCTCAAAGACGGCCGAGAAGTTTGCCGATTTTGACCCAAGCGCCAACATGGCAGCCGTCGCCGCCATCCAGAACGCCACCTCATCAGAGCAGTCCACGGTGCAATCCATGGCCGAGGCTTCGCGAACGAGTGGACAGGCCTCCGAGATGCAAGGCAAGGCTATTGAGTCCTCGCTGAGCGCGTTGGCGGTCATCGATGGGGAGAAGAACAAAGTCCTGGACGTCAACTCGATGATGACAGCACTGGAGGACTATCTGAAGAAAGCCTCCGAGGGAGACTCCGGCGTTCCCATCAACTACTACCTGAAGGATATTGATCAGAAGATGCTGGCGCAGATGTGGGCTGCCAAGTACTACCCTGGGAAGTTCATGTCTATCAAGTACGACGACACCGAAGCTGAAGGTGGTCAGGAAAAAGCGAAGCTGTGA